The proteins below come from a single Papaver somniferum cultivar HN1 chromosome 11, ASM357369v1, whole genome shotgun sequence genomic window:
- the LOC113324035 gene encoding uncharacterized protein LOC113324035, which yields MELSNDILIPSTYRIYGFNGTVTIPKGEVTLRVSYWGGHLDTLTTFCVVDVVSPYEAIIRIPWIVGIKRVASTYHQRLRFPTYKGVVEVIGDSQEARQCMEVDIQQNNKRRERQRREKNKAKEAEASQELEKVISQAVMSYGTNEKESL from the coding sequence ATGGAGCTATCGAATGACATCCTGATTCCGTCAACATATCGAATTTACGGTTTCAATGGGACCGTGACTATCCCAAAGGGCGAGGTAACTTTAAGAGTGTCATATTGGGGCGGACACCTCGATACGCTAACCACATTCTGCGTGGTCGATGTCGTCTCGCCCTACGAAGCAATCATCAGGATACCTTGGATCGTCGGAATCAAGAGGGTAGCGTCGACCTATCATCAAAGGCTAAGATTCCCAACGTACAAAGGAGTAGTGGAGGTTATTGGCGATTCCCAAGAGGCCAGACAATGTATGGAAGTCGATattcaacaaaacaataaaaGGCGAGAACGACAAAGGAGGGAAAAGAACAAAGCCAAGGAAGCCGAGGCTTCTCAAGAGCTGGAAAAGGTAATCTCCCAGGCGGTCATGTCATATGGAACCAACGAAAAGGAATCGTTATAG
- the LOC113321962 gene encoding serine/threonine-protein kinase CTR1-like, with the protein MEMPGRRTNYSLLNQFPPEDDKKFLPPLGVGGGNQFYESLSGEKNKGNWDGNGGDQRRMGGGGLFPSSLGLQRQSSGSSFGETLSGEYYIPTMSNSMVNDPEIDVLRLKSGIEAAATNGSSSTTSKSWAQQTEESYQLQLALALRLSSEATCADDPNFLDPVPDESNIRNSTNSSSPEAMSHRFWVNGCLSYFDKVPDGFYLIHGMDSYVWTMCTDIQEHGRVPTIESLKAVDSDSSIEVVLIDKSSDPSLIELQNRVISLSRSCVTTKEVVDQLAKLVCIHMGDTASNGEDFLVSRWKECSQVLKDCLGSVVIPMGSLSVGVCRHRALLFKILADTIDLPCRIAKGCKYCRRNDAASCLVRFGLDREYLVDLLGKPGCLCEPDSLLNGPSSISIASPLRLPRYKPFEMTESFTSLAKQYFQDCQSINLIFSDAPTGVNDGSSTPPLHQGFSRPSSRDRGDIMLQSSSGPAESVISVDLRDPMLLKHTPPTGNRDGQAIVPVADPRIDMNRDLRYMQGRSSNDLSFDIEDLDIPWSELELKEKIGAGSFGTVHRADWNSSEVAVKILMEQDFHVERFKEFIREVAIMRRLRHPNIVLFMGAVTRPPNLSIVTEYLSRGSLYRLLHKSGSRELLDEKRRLSMAFDVAKGMNYLHRHNPPIVHRDLKSPNLLVDKKYTVKVCDFGLSRLKANTFLSSKSVAGTPEWMAPEVLRDEPSNEKSDIYSFGVILWELVTMQPPWVNLNAAQVVAAVGFKNRRLDIPNNVNPQVAELIEACWAYEPWKRPSFASIMETLKAMIKPPTPPSLRSDAPRLN; encoded by the exons ATGGAAATGCCAGGAAGAAGAACTAATTActcattactcaatcaattcccACCTGAAGATGATAAGAAATTTCTTCCTCCTCTAGGTGTTGGTGGTGGGAATCAATTTTATGAATCTTTATCTGGTGAGAAGAATAAAGGGAATTGGGATGGAAATGGAGGAGATCAGAGAAGAATGGGCGGCGGCGGATTGTTCCCATCATCGTTAGGATTACAAAGGCAATCAAGTGGGAGTAGTTTTGGTGAAACTTTATCTGGTGAATATTATATCCCAACTATGTCTAATTCAATGgttaatgatccagaaattgatGTATTGAGATTGAAAAGTGGAATTGAAGCTGCTGCTACTAATGGATCTTCATCTACTACTTCTAAAAGTTGGGCACAACAAACTGAAGAGAGTTATCAATTACAATTGGCTTTAGCTTTAAGACTTTCTTCTGAAGCTACTTGCGCTGATGATCCTAATTTCTTGGATCCTGTTCCTGATGAATCAAATATCAGAAATTCGACTAATTCGTCTTCGCCTGAAGCTATGTCTCATCGGTTCTGG GTGAATGGTTGTTTATCTTACTTTGACAAGGTTCCAGATGGGTTTTATTTGATCCATGGGATGGATTCATATGTGTGGACGATGTGCACGGATATACAAGAGCATGGTAGGGTCCCAACAATCGAATCACTTAAGGCGGTTGATAGTGATTCATCTATTGAAGTTGTTTTAATCGATAAAAGCAGTGATCCCAGTTTAATTGAGCTACAGAATAGAGTTATTAGTCTTTCTCGGAGTTGTGTTACCACAAAAGAGGTAGTCGATCAGCTTGCCAAGCTCGTTTGCATTCACATGGG GGATACAGCTTCTAATGGAGAAGATTTTTTGGTTTCCCGCTGGAAGGAGTGTAGCCAAGTATTAAAAGATTGCTTAGGCTCCGTTGTTATCCCAATGGGAAGCCTGTCAGTTGGTGTATGCCGGCATCGTGCTCTGCTATTCAAA ATTTTAGCAGACACAATTGATTTACCTTGTCGAATTGCCAAGGGGTGCAAGTATTGCAGGAGAAATGATGCTGCCTCCTGTCTAGTGCGGTTTGGTCTTGACCG GGAATACTTAGTTGATCTGCTCGGGAAGCCAGGATGCTTATGCGAACCTGATTCCTTGCTCAATGGCCCATCATCTATCTCAATCGCTTCACCATTGCGTCTTCCAAGATATAAACCATTTGAAATGACAGAGAGTTTCACTTCATTGGCCAAGCAGTATTTCCAGGACTGTCAGTCAATCAATCTTATTTTCAGTGATGCTCCTACAG GTGTAAATGATGGAAGTTCTACACCACCTCTGCATCAAGGATTTTCTCGACCCAGTAGTCGTGATAGAGGAGATATCATGCTGCAAAGTTCATCTGGTCCTGCTGAAAGTGTTATCTCAGTAGACTTGAGAGATCCTATGCTGTTGAAACACACCCCACCAACTGGGAACAGGGATGGACAAGCAATTGTGCCGGTGGCTGATCCAAGGATTGATATGAATCGAGATCTAAGGTACATGCAGGGCAGATCGAGTAATGATCTTTCTTTTGATATTGAAGACTTGGACATTCCATGGAGTGAGCTTGAGTTGAAGGAGAAAATTGGAGCAG GTTCTTTTGGAACGGTGCATCGTGCTGATTGGAATAGTTCG GAGGTTGCTGTGAAGATTCTTATGGAGCAAGACTTCCATGTTGAGCGCTTCAAGGAATTCATTAGGGAG GTTGCAATTATGAGAAGGCTGCGGCATCCAAATATTGTCCTGTTTATGGGTGCTGTCACTCGACCCCCAAACTTATCCATTGTCACGGAATATTTGTCAAG AGGTAGCTTATATAGGCTTTTGCATAAATCTGGTTCGAGGGAACTGTTGGACGAGAAGCGTCGATTAAGTATGGCCTTTGATGTG GCAAAGGGAATGAATTATCTTCATCGACATAATCCTCCCATTGTTCATCGGGATCTGAAATCTCCAAATCTTCTGGTGGACAAAAAATACACAGTGAAG GTGTGCGATTTTGGGCTTTCCCGCTTAAAGGCGAACACATTTTTATCGTCCAAATCAGTAGCGGGCACT CCCGAGTGGATGGCACCAGAAGTTCTCCGCGATGAACCGTCAAATGAGAAGTCTGATATTTACAGTTTCGGTGTGATATTATGGGAGCTTGTTACGATGCAACCACCTTGGGTTAATTTAAATGCAGCACAG GTGGTAGCGGCGGTGGGTTTCAAAAATAGAAGGCTTGACATTCCAAATAATGTAAATCCCCAAGTTGCGGAGTTAATCGAGGCTTGCTGGGCCTA TGAACCGTGGAAGCGTCCTTCTTTTGCTAGTATCATGGAAACATTGAAGGCAATGATCAAACCACCTACACCGCCGTCTCTCCGTTCAGATGCACCTCGGCTAAACTGA